In the Pedobacter cryoconitis genome, GTAATTGTTGGTTATGATGACCATACTGCCAGATTCAAGTTTATTAATTCTTGGGGTACAAGATGGGGAACTCAAGGGTACGGCTACATCAGCTATGATATGTATAGAGGGGGGGCAGTATCACAGGCCTGGATTATCAAAACAAAGAATAGTTCTATCAATTCACCTGTTGTTCTCGCGAGAGAATCCAAGAATATCAATCAGGAAGATGTAAATGCTGGTCTGAATTTCACCATTAATTATCCCAGCTTTTTTATATTTCCTACAATGCCAACTCCTCAGCAATATAACTCTGCCTTAATGACTTTTACAGGGTTTGCATCCATTCCTGTAGGATTAGGGAGCAATTCTCAGGTAGTGATCTATTTCTATTTTAATAATAATGGAAGTAAAGGTAATTTTGTAGGTTCGATTAATCCAGCTACAAGAACTTTAAAAGGACAGGCAGTAATCAATACAATGGTGACACCTTTATATCCAAATACTAATTTCACTAGTCCAATTACCCTAAGTATTGCATATAGTGATTTGGGAGTTCAGAAAGGTTATCCTTTTGTAGCAATCACAACTAGCCTTATTGCAGAGCCCGTGCTATTGATTGATAATTTCCCTGTTAGAATTGGCAGATTGCTACCCTTCACAGTTTCTCTATAATCTAATTAAATTCACGGCAAAGTAGATTATCCAACTAAGGATAAAGCAATATATCATGGAGCCTGGGATTTACTCAGGCTCCATTTTTTGTAGATCTTCGCCGAAGATAATTCCGATGATCTCAACAAATCATTGTAACCCCTCCTAAAAATAGAACTGTAAAAACGCGAAAATTCAAAACTTTAAAACAGCAAGATTAGGCTAAACCGACCGGAGGCGTAATCAAAATTAACCTAAGTGAAGGATAAAAATACGGGTTTCCGGATTCACTGGATTTTCACCGTGTGAAAACCTTGGTTGGTGTAAAAAATTAATTTTCAATCAACTTAACAACTATACTTGATTAAATCTGAATTAAGTATGAAAAAACTATACGTATTGAAACATCTATTTTTAGTTGTTTCTCTAATGCTCTTTTTGCACTCATGTAAGAAAGACAATGTCAATGTAGTTGTCAAAGACCAACCTTCTACGCAATCTCTTGTAAATATTGTTAAGTCATCTCTTGAAAAACAGTCAGTAGCAGGAAGTCCAATGATAAGCAGTTTAAAATCTATCGGTCTGACACCAGACTGGTCTAATGTTAAGACCCGGATAAACAGTAAAAATAAAACTGTACTCGCTATCCCTCTTGAAAAAACTATTAGTTCATTTTCTGAGTTAAATGTTATTATAACTAATGGAATTCCGAATGAAGTAATTAAAAAATATACTGTAGCGGAAGATAAAACAATATTGTTAGAATTTTATGCCTTAAATGGTAATCTATTAAAAACTGGAAGGTATAATCCTGCAACAAGAAAATTCTTGGAATCGAAATCTTTGCTTAACAAGGTAAGCCTATATGAAAATTTAAAAAGTGGGTTTAGAAGCAATGGCAATGTACTACTGTTACTATCAAATAATAATGTTAAAATGTCATCAAAAGACAGAGCTATTGCAGGTATCAATGAGCCTAAAAAGCCGACTGACACTCCAGATCTTGGTATCCCTCTAGATGAAGTAGATATAGTTACAGAAGGCCCTAAAAAACCGGACGTTCCTGATCCACTAGGTCCACCTTCACCAGATCCAAATACTGTAGATTCCTGGCCAATTGAGCCTATAAATGAAGCAGGTGGAGCTAGTGAGACTACTGACCCTGCTAATAGTTTTGTAGACAAAATTGACGATACAAAATTAAAGGATTGTTTTAAAAAAGTAGTGGAAAATATAAAAACTATAGATAAAGCTTGCTTTCCAAATATGGTTAAAGTTTTCGCTGGTACAACTCCAGGCTATAATTGGAAAATGCAAGATGGTTATAGCGGAGGCAATAATGGAGATACTAATTCTATTTATGATAAAACTTCGCAATCAGTGACCTCAACATTTGATTCTAATTTATTTAAAGGCGGTAGTGACTTAGCAATTGCTAAAACTATTCTTCATGAGTCTATTTATGCTTATTTAGTTGCTTATTTTGCCAAAGATGCATTGTCAGCAAATATTACTTATTCAGATCTTGTTACAAAATGGGAGACCTCTCATGACTTAAATGGGATCCAGCATGACGTAATAGTAAATCGCCTGATAGGTAGTGTAGCTAGTAATTTAATAAACTATGGAAAAAATCAAGGATATAATTTGCAAGATCAATTTTATTATGATTTATCTTGGGGTGGACTACAAAACACTTCAGCATTCAAAAATTTCAGTCCAGACGTACAGAAAAGAATTCTGAATGTAATTAAAATAGAACAAAGTGGAATAGACACCGATGGAAATCAAAGTAAACCGAAAGGAAATACATCTGGAGGCTGCTAAACAAATACTTATGAATTATATAAAATTGATAAAAACAGCTACAATGCTTGCTTTTGTAGGGTTTAATATAAGTTGTTCAACAAACCAGGGTCTTGTAAAGAGAAAAGATGGCTCTTATAATTTGAATATAGTTAATTCAACCAAGGGTGCTGAACCACTTGTTATTGGTGTTATTTACGAATATACAGCAAAAGAAATATTACCAGGAGCATTTGTAAAAGCTGATAAGTTACCGAGAATTGCGAATGATAAAGTAGGTAAATATGTATTTAATATCAATCCTGGAAAGCATTCTTTTGAAGGATTTTGTGTTGGATATAAATCTACTTATACAAAACCTATTTTAATTAAAAAAGGAGATACAGTTAAGATTGATTTTTATCTTAAACAATATGATACCAGACTTGTAGAATCGCCAATACATAAATAGAGGCATAAATCCATGGAAATTATAGGAGGTTGAAATTGATAGCGCGAGGTTATAAAATGGACTTTTATGGCCTGAAAGCTATTATTGTTCAAATCATAATCAACCATTATATTGTGAAATGCAATGGTTGATTGAGTTGTCCGCAAACTCTTATCAAAGTGTCATTGTCGAGGTTTATCTATTTAGGCTAATTTCCTAACCCATTGTTTATCAGACTATTTCTGCCCAATACTAATGGAATAACAGTCTTACAATCCATATAAATTTAATTTACAAATTAAATTTATATATTTTTAAAGTAGAAAATTATTTTAATAACACTGAAATGAAAAAATATAGTTACATCTTATTCTTCTTAGCATTTTCAACTTGTTTCGCTATTTCTTGTAAGAAAGAGACCGAGATAGATCATAATTTACCAATATTTGAAAAGTTAGATGGCAATTATAATATAATTAGTGCATTCTCTGACCGTCCATATGATATAAATATGGACGGTTCTTCCAGCACAGATATGCTTAGTGAAATTCCCAATTTAGAGCGAAGTGATATAAATATTGTTGTTAATAAACAAAACAGAATATTTAGTCTTTTATGGATAGAACAATATGAAAATGTAGAGATTAATCTAAGTAGTGCTAGATTTTCATATAATAAACAAGGCGTTTCCAATTATTTTGATACAGATGAAGGTTTAAACTCAATTTTCTTAAAGAAGAACTTAAATCAAGACATAAGGTTTAATTCTCCTAACTCAATTAATACTCAAGGGCCTAATGTTATCAAAATTGAAATCACAAAGAACATTATCACATCCACTGGGAAACAAACCATTCTGATAAATGCAATTTATAAAAGAAATAAAGATTATAAAACAACCTATAAATAGTGACCTCCCTGAAATTTTAAGACAACATAAAACTGGAGAATGAGAAGCCTCACCAGCACCCTGTATTTGAATCAATAACTGGCAGCCATAAAAAAAAAGGCCATTCAGGCCATTTGTAAAACTTTGTTATAATCATACTTGTGGCCTTTTTTGCCTTGTGTAAAGCGATCAAATCATTCTTTAACTGAACTTTTAACCAAACGTCTACTGGAGTATGAAAGAAATGGGAAAACTTCATGGCAAATTCAATATTAAATGCCCCCCGCCCATTAAGATACTTATTGAGTGCGAAACATCGGTATCAACATGTGAGGCAAATTGAATTTTATTTAATTTTAAAACCTTGCAAAACTCTTCAATAAAATACGCAATGGTATAAACCTCTTTGTTATCTCCATTTTCTTCCTGTAAATACGTTTCTAAAAGATAGAGAACTGAAAGCATATGACTTCTGATCAAACGCTCAGCAGAATGTTGAGCATGGAGTAATTTTGCAGATTCTTCGATTAAGTCTTTTTAGTCAGAGTATGACCATCGCTTGGTGCGATGGTCATACTGAAATCTGCTTTATTTTTTCCTTTAGTAATATCCATAATAACTCTTCCCATTATTTATTCTTATTAATATTAACTTAGATAGCGCCGGATCAGTTCTTCTCCATCGGCATCATTACTAAATTAATAGAATCACCAATATGGAAATAGAGGAATAAACCCTGGTAAATGGAAATTGTTGATGAACCGCTTTTTTATGAAATCAAAAACATTAATGTCAATTGTCTTCCTATTTGCTGGGATATGGGGTGGTTGCGATCAGCATAAGAACCTTATAGCTGATCAGCGAGAAAAAGAAGTTAGTGGTTTAATAAGATATTACGTCAATCATGAATTAAAAAGGGACTCAATTTTTCTATTTGATAAATCGACTAACTTATTAACCGAGATATGTATTGATAATATCTTGGCTGAAAATAAAGATATAAACCTCAAAAAAGAGGATATTTTGAATATGTCTCAAAAAGATACGCTAACATGGTCTAATAAACTTGTTCCTATTGCAAGGATAATTAGTAATAACGCTCTTCCAATAATAAATAGTTTACCGGATAAGATACGCGATAAAGAAGGTCAGCTTTTTTATCTGGCAAATCCGATTTTCTCAAAAGATTTCAGCTATGCAATATTACAGTCAAGCTTTGTTTGTGGCTCCAGGTGTGGGGAAAGATCTATATTGCTGTTTAAAAAAGAAAAAGACAGCTGGACTCTGCTTAAAACTTACTGCAAAATTGAATATTAAAGTGTAACCTAGGTGGAGGCTGACCTCCTCCAACTAGGAAGAAGCGGTGCTGACACAGATCACTTTACACTCCCGAATGATTCGTTGATTCTGTAAATTTTCACTTTTCTTTGCCGTATAAACTCCACCAGACTCAATATTTCGACGATCAGATTTTGCAGGTATTTTCCACAGCACTTCCATCTCATCCTCCAAATAAATAAATGACACCATACCGCGATCAGATATAGTTGCAGGGATCAACCAAAATTTACAGATATTTAAATCAAGATTAATACAAATAATCTGGGCTCCTACTTGATTAAAACAAAATTGTGGCCCTTTTCCACGATCCAGATCGTATTTTGAAACATAATCTAATAACTGTTTCCATTCATAACGGTTTATTCTTTTAAGTATACAATGCTTATTATCTCTAACAATTTCCAAATCACCAATTTCCAGAAAATCTAGAAACAGCCTATATTGTTTATCATATTCAGATAGGAAATCTTCAAAAGCTGCTCTAAGTTGTAAAAATGCCTTCGTGGAAAGATGTATCGAGGAATTATATATAGTAACAAAGAATTTATCATCCATAGATGGGATTTCTGGCAATAAATATTCGATCCCTCTTTTCCTAAAATCAGACACCATCTCCATTATGTTTTTATGATTAATAGTAGTCATAACCGATTCATTTCTAAGTTCTATCAAACAACTACCAAACTCCTGATAACAACACGTAGAAAAGCATTAAATCTTAACTCCGTATTGGACATAAAATAATGATTTGGATCATGGGGATATTCGCTTATAGTAAGATTACGGTATACTTCAAATTCCTCTTCAAATCTAAAATCATTTCCACTTTTAGTTTCAATTAGCCATTTACGTTTTTGCAGTTGTTGCGCTTTTATTTTAGCTAAATTAGCCTTAACCCGCTCCACTTTTCGACTAACAATTTCCAGATAATAAGTTTCTCTGTGGAGAGGAAATGGCTCTTTCCCTTTTTTTGCGTTAGCTAACCTTGTACTGGGTGCTAAATTCGTCAGTGAGGTTTTAACGTTAAAATCACTACCTAAGTTATGTATGCGTATTTTTTCTGCCAAAATATCAGCTGGAGTAGATTCTGGAATAATATGATCAATTTCCAGTGCCTTGAAATCTTCTAAATACTCACCTGTATATAAACATCTACGATCATGTGCCTGCCAAATAGCATATCTTAAATTATCATCCATCTTTTTAACTTAAATAATTACCCAAGTTTCGCACATTAATTTTAGCAATCATAAGGAACTTGAGTTAATAAAAAAGGTGTAAGGTAAAAGGTTAAAAAACCTGATTCCTTACACCTTTAAAATTTATATAAGCTGGTATTTTATTTCTCGTTAATTATTGATTTTTTAAACAGTCTTTCCCAACCTGATTTTCCAATAATCAGTGATTTGTAAGCGTGAGTATCACCGTCTATATAAAAATCAAATGCTAAATTTTTTGTACCCAATATTTTGCCCATTTTTAATGGAACGATACGTGTTTTCCCTATCGAAAATTCATTATTTTTGAAATCATCAAAAAGCCCTAGTACATAATTATAAAAATCTTTTTCATCCTTAACAGAAGCAAATGCTACTTTGCGGGTTCCATTTATATCATCAGTAAATGTCAAAATTTCAGCTGTCTTTCCTAAGCGATATAACTGAAATGTTGGTGTTATAACATTGTTCGATCCAATTAATTGGGGCGTTATGTTTTTTTTGTCGTCATTAATTTGTTCTTTAGTTCTTCCCACTTTTAGCTGGGCAGAAACATCATTTCCTAGACAAACTAAGGATAAAAGGCAAATTGAGATTAATAGTTTTTTCATACTGATAGTTACTAAGTTTATACACTGTAATGCAAATTAAACAATAATGCAATTTAAAATATTATTAATTAGAAATTTATTAAAACCTATTGATTGCAATTTCAAGAATACAAAATCACCGCTTCGCTAATACTTGCGCTGAATATCCCCCTTCAAACTTAACATCCCCGTAACACTAGACCCGTACCTTTGCCTCGCGATGAAAACCCATAACTACAACGTTTTTTCGGACGAAGAACTCCTTGCCTTGCTCCACCAGGACGACACTCTCTCCTTGCAAACTATCTTTTCCCGTTACTACACCCCATTAACCCAGTTCTCCACCATATTCACTAAAGACATCACCAGCAGTGAAGTCCTGATCTCAGACCTGTTCATTAACCTTTGGGACAACCGCAAGCAACTGCAAATCCGCTTACTAAAACCCTACCTGTTCCAAGCCGCTAAAAACCTATCCTTAAACCATCTAAAAAAACACAAACCCTTGCTCGAACCCCTTGAAAACCATGAAACACTCCTTTCCGAGCACCTTACCCCATTTGAAATCCTGACCAACCGCGAATCGCAACAACGCATCCTGTCCCTCATTAACCTGCTCCCTGAAAGACAGCGTGAAGTTCTTTTAATGAGCCGTATCGAGCAAATCGATAAAACCAATATTGCCCCGCTCCTGGGTATTACTGTCCGCACCGTAGAAACTACCCTTTACCAGGCCATAAAATCACTACGCACCCTGCTGTCCACTTCAGAAAAGAAAAAATAGTTAACACACTCATAACATAAGCTTAACCTTTTCCGCTACGTAAACTACCCTGTCAATCTTGTCTTACAGATAAGAACGAAATGGAAGAACTATACTATCAGCTGATTACTGAATACTATCATCAAACGATCACAGAAAGAGATCTGACTATCCTGCAAGAATGGGTAGCGAGCAATCCTGCACACGAAACAGAGTTCAGAGAAGTTATCCTGATCCTGGATGCTTCAAAACTGTATTACAAAATTCCAGTCAATCAGGAAAATAACTGGGCTAAAATCACCGCTTACATCAACCAGAACAAACAACCGGTCAAGCGTAAATTTCCATTCGCCAAACTGGCTATGGCAGCCTCGCTGATACTCATCATTGGTTTTGGACTCAATCACTACAAAACCCATAAATCCAACCCTCAAAACCAGCTTACCGAAATTACCAACCCATACGGCCAGCAAAGCAGTTTCATCCTGCCTGACAGCTCTATCGTCTACCTTAACGCAGGCAGTAAATTGAAATACCCGAAACACTTTGCTGCGCACAAAAGACTGGTAATCCTGGAAGGAGAAGCCTTTTTCGATGTTAAACACAAAACTACCCAGCCTTTCATTATCCAAACTGGAAAAGTAAGTACAACTGTTCTTGGCACATCCTTCAATGTCAAAGCCTTCCCTAAAGAAAGCCACATAGCAGTAACCGTAAAAACAGGAAAAGTAGGTGTCGTATTCAAAGAAAAGAACCACGCTGCTGTTACCAGCTTCCTTTTGCCCGATCAGCAACTCCAGATAGATACCAAAACAGGGAAAACAAATAAAAACGAGATCAATGCAGAAGCTATTTGCGATTGGAGAAACTACAGAATGGTTTTCTACAATGCCTCACTCAAAGAAATTACCTCTACCATAGCAAGAACTTATAAACTTGACATAGAACTGGAAGACCCTGCAATGGCGGCCATCAAAGTAACTACGTCATTCAATAAAACACCCATAGATCAGATGCTCAAAACACTGGCTATCCTAACCGGGTCACATTACACCAAATCAAACAACACCATTATATTTTATAAATGAGAAAGGAAAACACGATGAACTAAAATTTACGCTCCCATAAAAAACAAAGAAGCCGGAAAACGCTGTAACGTTCCCGGCCCTTAAATGATGTTTTAAACTCCCGATTAAAAAAGTACAAAACTTAGTAAAGATATGAATAATACTATTCGATGGCTCGGCTGTATAGCAATTTTATTGTGGTTAAGCCTGTTTATCAGTACAGCAAACGCACAAACAAGCCAGATGATTACCTTTGGCGCAACGGGTATCACCTTTAAAAAAGCCTTTAACGAGCTCGAAAAGCTGAGTGGCATGACCATCAGCTATAACAACAGCCAGTTAGACGATCAGCAAAAGGTCAACCTGCCAAAAGCGGAAAGAACAGTAGCAGAAACATTGCGCCTGTTACTTCGCAACCAATCCTTAACCATTAAACAAACAGATGCTAAA is a window encoding:
- a CDS encoding RNA polymerase sigma factor codes for the protein MKTHNYNVFSDEELLALLHQDDTLSLQTIFSRYYTPLTQFSTIFTKDITSSEVLISDLFINLWDNRKQLQIRLLKPYLFQAAKNLSLNHLKKHKPLLEPLENHETLLSEHLTPFEILTNRESQQRILSLINLLPERQREVLLMSRIEQIDKTNIAPLLGITVRTVETTLYQAIKSLRTLLSTSEKKK
- a CDS encoding HNH endonuclease domain-containing protein, whose amino-acid sequence is MDDNLRYAIWQAHDRRCLYTGEYLEDFKALEIDHIIPESTPADILAEKIRIHNLGSDFNVKTSLTNLAPSTRLANAKKGKEPFPLHRETYYLEIVSRKVERVKANLAKIKAQQLQKRKWLIETKSGNDFRFEEEFEVYRNLTISEYPHDPNHYFMSNTELRFNAFLRVVIRSLVVV
- a CDS encoding FecR family protein gives rise to the protein MEELYYQLITEYYHQTITERDLTILQEWVASNPAHETEFREVILILDASKLYYKIPVNQENNWAKITAYINQNKQPVKRKFPFAKLAMAASLILIIGFGLNHYKTHKSNPQNQLTEITNPYGQQSSFILPDSSIVYLNAGSKLKYPKHFAAHKRLVILEGEAFFDVKHKTTQPFIIQTGKVSTTVLGTSFNVKAFPKESHIAVTVKTGKVGVVFKEKNHAAVTSFLLPDQQLQIDTKTGKTNKNEINAEAICDWRNYRMVFYNASLKEITSTIARTYKLDIELEDPAMAAIKVTTSFNKTPIDQMLKTLAILTGSHYTKSNNTIIFYK